The Enterobacter kobei genome has a segment encoding these proteins:
- the hemA gene encoding glutamyl-tRNA reductase — MTLLALGINHKTAPVSLRERVTFSPDTLDLALDSLLAQPMVQGGVVLSTCNRTELYLSVEEQDNLHEALIRWLCDYHNLNEDELRNSLYWHQDNDAVSHLMRVASGLDSLVLGEPQILGQVKKAFADSQKGHLKASELERMFQKSFSVAKRVRTETDIGASAVSVAFAACTLARQIFESLSTVTVMLVGAGETIELVARHLREHKVKKMIIANRTRERAQVLADEVGAEVVALSDIDERLKEADIIISSTASPLPIIGKGMVERALKSRRNQPMLLVDIAVPRDVEPEVSKLANAYLYSVDDLQSIISHNLAQRKAAAVQAETIVEQETSEFMAWLRAQSVSETIREYRGQAEQVRDDLTAKALAALEQGGDAQAIMQDLAWKLTNRLIHAPTKSLQQAARDGDDERLTILRNSLGLE; from the coding sequence ATGACCCTATTAGCACTCGGTATTAACCACAAAACGGCCCCGGTTTCGCTGCGAGAACGCGTTACGTTTTCGCCGGATACGCTTGACCTGGCGCTGGACAGCCTGCTTGCCCAACCCATGGTGCAAGGGGGTGTGGTGCTCTCGACGTGCAACCGTACCGAGCTATATTTAAGCGTGGAAGAGCAGGATAATCTGCATGAAGCGCTGATCCGCTGGTTATGTGACTACCACAATCTCAACGAAGACGAGCTGCGTAATAGCCTGTACTGGCATCAGGACAATGATGCGGTCAGCCATCTGATGCGCGTCGCCAGCGGTCTGGATTCACTGGTGCTGGGCGAGCCGCAGATTCTCGGTCAGGTGAAAAAAGCCTTTGCGGATTCGCAAAAAGGGCATTTGAAGGCCAGTGAACTGGAGCGTATGTTCCAGAAGTCGTTCTCCGTGGCGAAGCGTGTGCGAACCGAAACCGACATTGGTGCCAGTGCGGTTTCTGTTGCTTTCGCAGCCTGCACCCTTGCACGTCAAATCTTTGAGTCCCTTTCCACCGTCACCGTGATGCTGGTGGGCGCGGGCGAAACCATCGAACTTGTGGCGCGCCATCTGCGCGAGCATAAAGTGAAAAAGATGATTATCGCGAACCGCACCCGCGAACGTGCGCAGGTTCTGGCGGATGAGGTGGGCGCAGAAGTGGTTGCGCTGAGCGACATCGATGAACGTCTGAAAGAGGCGGACATTATTATCAGTTCTACCGCCAGCCCGCTGCCAATCATCGGTAAAGGGATGGTGGAACGCGCGCTGAAGTCGCGTCGAAATCAGCCGATGCTGCTGGTGGATATCGCCGTCCCGCGTGATGTTGAACCGGAAGTCAGTAAACTGGCGAACGCCTATCTTTACAGCGTTGACGACCTGCAAAGCATCATTTCGCACAACCTCGCTCAGCGTAAAGCGGCGGCGGTACAGGCGGAAACCATTGTTGAGCAGGAAACCAGCGAGTTTATGGCCTGGCTGCGCGCGCAAAGCGTCAGCGAGACCATCCGCGAGTATCGCGGGCAGGCGGAGCAGGTGCGTGATGACCTGACTGCCAAAGCGTTAGCGGCCCTTGAACAGGGCGGCGACGCACAGGCCATTATGCAGGATCTGGCGTGGAAACTGACCAACCGCCTGATCCATGCACCAACCAAATCTCTTCAACAGGCTGCCCGTGACGGGGATGATGAACGCCTGACTATTCTGCGCAACAGCCTCGGGCTGGAATAG
- the lolB gene encoding lipoprotein insertase outer membrane protein LolB, producing the protein MTRLIRLLPLAALVLTACTVTQPKGPGKSPDSPQWRQHQQDVRNLSQYQTRGAFAYLSDEQKVYARFFWQQTGQDNYRLLLLNPLGSTELELIAKPGEAQITDNKGQHYTATDAEEMIGKLTGMPIPLNSLRQWILGLPGDATDYTLDDRYRLSQVNYTQNGKTWKVVYNDYDSKSKPSLPSNMELTQGSQRIKLKMDNWIVK; encoded by the coding sequence ATGACCCGACTGATTCGCCTGCTGCCTCTGGCGGCACTGGTTCTGACCGCATGTACTGTCACCCAACCAAAAGGCCCGGGCAAAAGCCCTGATTCACCGCAGTGGCGTCAGCACCAGCAGGACGTCCGCAATTTGAGCCAGTATCAGACCCGCGGCGCCTTCGCCTATCTCTCTGATGAACAAAAAGTGTATGCGCGTTTCTTCTGGCAGCAAACCGGGCAGGACAACTATCGCCTGCTGCTGCTGAACCCGCTCGGCAGCACCGAACTGGAGCTTATCGCCAAACCGGGCGAAGCGCAGATCACCGACAATAAAGGCCAGCACTACACCGCGACCGATGCCGAAGAGATGATTGGCAAGCTGACCGGGATGCCGATCCCGCTGAACAGCCTGCGCCAGTGGATCCTCGGCCTGCCGGGTGACGCCACCGACTACACCCTGGACGATCGGTACCGTCTGAGCCAGGTCAACTACACCCAGAATGGCAAAACCTGGAAAGTGGTATACAACGACTATGACAGCAAGAGTAAACCATCGCTGCCATCAAATATGGAGCTGACACAGGGCAGCCAGCGCATCAAGCTCAAAATGGATAACTGGATCGTTAAATGA
- the ispE gene encoding 4-(cytidine 5'-diphospho)-2-C-methyl-D-erythritol kinase encodes MMTHWPSPAKLNLFLYITGQRADGYHTLQTLFQFIDYGDTIAIEPRQDGQICLLTPVEGVAHEDNLIVRAARLLMKAAAESGRLPAGIGADISIEKRLPMGGGLGGGSSNAATVLVALNHLWGSGLSQDELAALGLTLGADVPVFVRGHAAFAEGVGEILSPVNPPEKWYLVAHPGVSIPTPVIFKDPDLKRNTPIRSIETLLNCEFSNDCEDIARKRFREVDAVLSWLLEYAPSRLTGTGACVFAEFDTESAARQVLEQAPDWLHGFVARGMNISPLQQAILAQTEFR; translated from the coding sequence ATGATGACCCACTGGCCTTCTCCGGCAAAACTGAACCTGTTTTTATATATCACCGGTCAGCGTGCTGACGGCTACCATACCCTGCAAACGCTGTTTCAGTTTATTGACTATGGCGACACGATCGCCATTGAGCCGCGTCAGGACGGGCAGATTTGTCTCCTGACACCGGTCGAAGGCGTGGCGCATGAAGACAACCTGATTGTGCGTGCCGCGCGCCTGCTGATGAAAGCGGCAGCGGAGTCGGGGCGGCTGCCCGCGGGAATCGGTGCGGACATCAGTATAGAGAAGCGCCTGCCGATGGGCGGCGGTCTGGGCGGCGGCTCATCTAACGCCGCCACGGTGCTGGTTGCCCTGAATCACCTCTGGGGCAGCGGGCTGTCGCAGGACGAACTGGCCGCCCTGGGCTTGACACTGGGCGCGGATGTTCCGGTGTTTGTTCGCGGTCATGCGGCCTTTGCCGAGGGCGTGGGGGAAATCCTCTCCCCGGTCAACCCGCCGGAAAAATGGTATCTGGTTGCTCACCCCGGCGTGAGCATTCCGACCCCGGTCATCTTTAAAGATCCTGACCTGAAAAGAAATACCCCGATTCGGTCAATAGAAACGTTATTAAATTGTGAATTCAGCAACGATTGCGAGGATATCGCAAGAAAACGTTTTCGCGAGGTTGATGCGGTGCTTTCCTGGCTGTTAGAATACGCGCCGTCGCGCCTGACTGGTACAGGGGCCTGTGTCTTTGCTGAATTTGACACCGAATCCGCCGCTCGTCAGGTGCTTGAGCAAGCGCCGGATTGGCTGCATGGTTTTGTAGCGCGTGGGATGAACATCTCCCCCCTACAGCAGGCCATTCTGGCGCAGACTGAGTTTCGGTGA
- the prs gene encoding ribose-phosphate diphosphokinase has product MPDMKLFAGNATPELAQRIANRLYTSLGDAAVGRFSDGEVSVQINENVRGGDIFIIQSTCAPTNDNLMELVVMVDALRRASAGRITAVIPYFGYARQDRRVRSARVPITAKVVADFLSSVGVDRVLTVDLHAEQIQGFFDVPVDNVFGSPILLEDMLQLNLDNPIVVSPDIGGVVRARAIAKLLNDTDMAIIDKRRPRANVSQVMHIIGDVAGRDCVLVDDMIDTGGTLCKAAEALKERGAKRVFAYATHPIFSGNAVNNLRNSVIDEVVVCDTIPLSDEIKALPNVRTLTLSGMLAEAIRRISNEESISAMFEH; this is encoded by the coding sequence GTGCCTGATATGAAGCTTTTTGCTGGTAACGCCACCCCGGAACTAGCACAACGTATTGCCAACCGCCTGTACACTTCCCTCGGCGACGCCGCTGTAGGTCGCTTTAGCGACGGCGAAGTCAGCGTACAAATTAACGAAAATGTACGCGGTGGTGATATTTTCATCATCCAGTCCACCTGTGCTCCAACGAATGACAACCTGATGGAACTGGTTGTTATGGTCGACGCCCTGCGTCGCGCTTCCGCAGGCCGTATCACTGCTGTAATCCCTTACTTCGGCTATGCCCGTCAGGACCGTCGCGTCCGTTCCGCGCGTGTGCCAATTACCGCTAAAGTCGTTGCTGATTTCCTCTCCAGCGTCGGCGTTGACCGCGTACTGACCGTTGACCTGCACGCAGAGCAGATCCAGGGCTTCTTCGACGTCCCGGTTGATAACGTATTCGGCAGCCCAATCCTGCTGGAAGACATGCTGCAGCTGAACCTGGACAACCCGATCGTGGTTTCTCCGGACATCGGCGGCGTGGTACGTGCCCGTGCTATCGCTAAGCTGCTGAACGATACCGACATGGCGATCATCGACAAACGTCGTCCTCGCGCTAACGTTTCTCAGGTGATGCACATCATCGGTGACGTTGCTGGCCGCGACTGCGTGCTGGTTGACGATATGATCGATACCGGTGGCACGCTGTGTAAAGCCGCTGAAGCGCTGAAAGAACGTGGTGCGAAACGCGTATTTGCTTACGCAACTCACCCGATCTTCTCCGGTAATGCGGTAAACAACCTGCGTAACTCCGTCATTGACGAAGTTGTGGTATGCGATACCATTCCACTGAGCGACGAGATCAAGGCACTGCCAAACGTGCGTACCTTGACCCTGTCCGGGATGCTGGCCGAAGCGATTCGTCGTATCAGCAACGAAGAATCCATCTCTGCAATGTTCGAACACTAA
- the dauA gene encoding C4-dicarboxylic acid transporter DauA, whose translation MKNVASSHVLPFRALIDACWKEKYTSSRFVRDLIAGITVGIIAIPLAMALAIGSGVAPQYGLYTSAVAGIVIALTGGSRFSVSGPTAAFVVILYPVSQQFGLAGLLVATLMSGLFLILFGLARFGRLIEYIPLSVTLGFTSGIGITIGTMQIKDFLGLQMPHVPEHYLQKVGALFMALPTANLGDAAIGIVTLGTLIVWPRLGIRLPGHLPALLLGCAVMAIVNMFGGHVATIGSQFQYVLADGSQGSGIPQLLPQLVLPWDMPGSSFTLSWDSLRALLPAAFSMAMLGAIESLLCAVVLDGMTGTKHKANSELVGQGLGNLIAPFFGGITATAAIARSAANVRAGATSPVSAVIHSVLVILALLILAPLLSWLPLSAMAALLLMVAWNMSEAHKVVNLLRRAPKDDIIVMLICMSLTVLFDMVIAISVGIVLASLLFMRRIAQMTRLSPVNVEVPDDVLVLRVIGPLFFAAAEGLFSELETRIAGKRIVVLKWDAVPVLDAGGLDAFQRFVQRLPEGCELRVSNLEFQPLRTMARAGVQPIPGRLSFYPNREAALADL comes from the coding sequence GTGAAAAACGTAGCCTCCTCACATGTTCTGCCCTTTCGCGCCCTCATCGACGCTTGCTGGAAAGAGAAGTACACCTCGTCACGTTTTGTCCGTGACCTGATTGCCGGGATCACCGTCGGCATTATCGCCATACCGCTGGCGATGGCGCTGGCGATTGGTAGCGGCGTTGCACCACAGTACGGCCTCTACACCTCGGCCGTTGCCGGGATTGTCATCGCCCTGACCGGTGGTTCACGCTTCAGCGTCTCTGGCCCGACCGCCGCTTTTGTGGTGATCCTCTACCCGGTTTCGCAACAGTTTGGTCTTGCAGGCCTGCTGGTTGCCACCCTGATGTCAGGCCTGTTTTTGATTCTCTTTGGCCTGGCCCGCTTTGGCCGCCTGATTGAGTACATTCCCCTTTCCGTCACGCTCGGGTTCACCTCAGGGATCGGGATCACCATCGGAACCATGCAGATCAAAGATTTTCTCGGTCTGCAGATGCCTCACGTACCGGAACATTATCTGCAAAAAGTGGGCGCGCTGTTTATGGCACTGCCTACGGCCAACCTGGGCGACGCCGCCATCGGGATTGTGACGCTGGGTACGCTGATCGTCTGGCCTCGTTTAGGGATTCGTCTGCCGGGTCACCTTCCCGCGCTGCTGCTGGGTTGCGCAGTAATGGCAATCGTCAATATGTTCGGTGGTCATGTCGCGACGATCGGCTCGCAGTTCCAATATGTGCTGGCGGACGGTTCTCAGGGTAGCGGCATTCCGCAACTGTTACCGCAACTGGTACTGCCGTGGGACATGCCTGGCTCCAGCTTTACCTTAAGCTGGGATTCCCTGCGCGCCTTGCTTCCCGCCGCATTCTCTATGGCAATGCTGGGGGCCATTGAATCGCTGCTCTGTGCCGTCGTGCTCGACGGCATGACCGGCACCAAACATAAAGCCAACAGCGAACTGGTCGGTCAGGGGTTAGGCAATCTCATCGCCCCGTTCTTTGGCGGTATTACCGCAACGGCAGCCATCGCCCGTTCAGCGGCGAACGTGCGCGCGGGAGCAACCTCCCCCGTTTCGGCGGTTATCCACTCCGTGCTGGTGATCCTCGCTCTGCTGATCCTTGCCCCGCTGCTCTCCTGGCTGCCGCTTTCCGCTATGGCCGCGCTGCTGCTGATGGTGGCCTGGAATATGAGTGAGGCGCATAAGGTGGTCAACCTGCTGCGTCGTGCACCAAAAGACGACATCATCGTAATGTTGATCTGTATGTCGCTGACGGTTCTGTTCGATATGGTTATCGCCATCAGCGTCGGGATCGTGCTGGCTTCCCTGCTGTTTATGCGCCGCATTGCACAGATGACGCGCCTTTCGCCGGTCAACGTAGAGGTGCCTGATGATGTGCTGGTGCTGCGCGTAATTGGCCCGCTGTTCTTCGCCGCGGCGGAAGGCCTGTTCAGCGAACTGGAAACCCGCATCGCTGGCAAACGGATTGTGGTATTGAAATGGGATGCCGTACCGGTACTGGATGCCGGTGGCCTGGACGCCTTCCAGCGCTTCGTACAACGTCTGCCGGAAGGCTGCGAGCTGCGGGTGAGTAACCTGGAATTCCAGCCGCTGCGCACCATGGCGCGCGCGGGCGTACAGCCGATCCCTGGCCGACTCTCTTTCTACCCTAACCGGGAAGCGGCGTTAGCGGATCTGTGA
- the ychH gene encoding stress-induced protein YchH, whose product MKRKNASLLGNVLMGLGLFVMVVGVGYSILNQLPQLDLPQYFAHGAVLSIFLGAVLWLAGARVSGHEEVCDKYWWVRHYDKRCRRDQHKHS is encoded by the coding sequence ATGAAACGCAAAAACGCTTCGTTACTCGGTAACGTGCTGATGGGGTTGGGGCTGTTCGTGATGGTTGTCGGCGTGGGTTATTCAATTTTAAACCAATTGCCGCAGCTTGATCTCCCGCAATACTTCGCGCATGGCGCGGTACTGAGCATTTTCCTCGGTGCAGTATTGTGGCTTGCCGGGGCGCGCGTGAGCGGACATGAGGAAGTCTGCGATAAATACTGGTGGGTGCGCCATTATGATAAACGTTGTCGCAGGGATCAGCATAAGCACAGCTAG
- the pth gene encoding aminoacyl-tRNA hydrolase: MTIKLIVGLANPGAEYAATRHNAGVWYVDLLAERLRAPLREEPKFFGYTSRINLAGADVRLLVPTTFMNLSGKAVAAMATFYRINPDEILVAHDELDLPPGVAKFKLGGGHGGHNGLKDIISKLGNNPNFHRLRVGIGHPGDKNKVVGFVLGKPPVSEQKLIDEAVDEAVRCTEIWLKDGLTKATNRLHAFKAQ; encoded by the coding sequence GTGACGATTAAACTGATTGTCGGCCTCGCCAACCCGGGCGCAGAATATGCGGCCACTCGCCACAATGCCGGGGTATGGTATGTTGATCTGCTGGCCGAGCGGTTGCGTGCTCCCCTGCGCGAAGAACCTAAATTCTTCGGCTATACCTCACGTATCAACCTTGCTGGCGCAGATGTGCGCCTGCTGGTACCCACCACCTTTATGAACCTGAGCGGTAAAGCCGTGGCGGCAATGGCAACGTTTTATCGCATCAATCCGGATGAAATTCTGGTGGCTCACGATGAGCTGGACCTCCCACCCGGCGTGGCAAAATTCAAACTGGGCGGCGGGCACGGGGGCCATAACGGTCTGAAAGATATTATCAGCAAGCTGGGCAATAACCCGAATTTCCACCGTTTGCGCGTAGGAATCGGCCATCCGGGCGATAAAAACAAAGTTGTTGGTTTTGTGTTAGGTAAGCCCCCGGTTTCTGAGCAGAAACTGATTGACGAGGCGGTAGACGAAGCGGTGCGCTGCACTGAAATCTGGCTGAAAGATGGCTTAACCAAAGCGACAAACCGCCTGCACGCTTTCAAAGCGCAATAA
- the ychF gene encoding redox-regulated ATPase YchF, protein MGFKCGIVGLPNVGKSTLFNALTKAGIEAANFPFCTIEPNTGVVPMPDPRLDQLAEIVKPQRILPTTMEFVDIAGLVKGASKGEGLGNQFLTNIRETEAIGHVVRCFENDNIIHVNNKVDPADDIEVINTELALSDLDTCERAIHRVQKKAKGGDKDAKAELAALEKCLPQLENAGMLRALKNLTEEDKAAIKYLSFLTLKPTMYIANVNEDGFENNPYLDKVREIAAAEGSVVVAVCAAVESDIAELDDADREEFMAELGLEEPGLNRVIRAGYELLNLQTYFTAGVKEVRAWTIPVGATAPQAAGKIHTDFEKGFIRAQTIAFEDFITYKGEQGAKEAGKMRAEGKDYIVKDGDVMNFLFNV, encoded by the coding sequence ATGGGATTCAAATGCGGTATCGTCGGTCTGCCAAACGTGGGCAAATCCACCCTGTTTAACGCGCTTACCAAAGCGGGTATCGAAGCGGCGAACTTCCCGTTCTGTACCATCGAACCGAACACCGGCGTTGTGCCAATGCCCGACCCGCGTCTGGACCAGCTCGCGGAGATCGTGAAGCCACAGCGCATTCTGCCGACCACCATGGAGTTCGTTGACATCGCGGGCCTGGTAAAAGGCGCCTCCAAAGGTGAAGGTCTGGGTAACCAGTTCCTGACCAACATTCGTGAAACCGAAGCGATCGGCCACGTTGTGCGCTGCTTCGAGAACGACAACATCATCCACGTCAACAACAAAGTGGATCCGGCTGACGACATCGAGGTCATCAACACCGAGCTGGCGCTCTCTGACCTCGACACCTGCGAACGCGCGATTCACCGCGTGCAGAAGAAAGCCAAAGGCGGCGATAAAGACGCGAAAGCGGAACTGGCTGCGCTGGAAAAATGTCTGCCACAGCTGGAAAACGCGGGCATGCTGCGCGCGCTGAAAAACCTGACGGAAGAAGACAAGGCGGCGATCAAATACCTGAGCTTCCTGACCCTGAAGCCAACCATGTACATCGCCAACGTTAATGAAGACGGTTTCGAGAACAACCCGTATCTGGACAAAGTGCGTGAAATCGCCGCGGCGGAAGGTTCTGTCGTTGTCGCGGTATGCGCTGCCGTTGAATCTGATATCGCCGAGCTGGACGACGCTGACCGTGAAGAGTTCATGGCCGAGCTGGGTCTGGAAGAGCCGGGTCTGAACCGCGTAATTCGCGCAGGCTATGAGCTGCTGAACCTGCAGACCTACTTCACTGCGGGCGTGAAAGAAGTGCGTGCGTGGACGATCCCTGTAGGTGCGACCGCGCCTCAGGCGGCCGGTAAGATCCACACCGACTTCGAGAAAGGCTTTATTCGTGCGCAGACTATCGCGTTTGAAGACTTCATCACCTACAAGGGTGAGCAAGGCGCGAAAGAAGCAGGCAAGATGCGTGCGGAAGGGAAAGATTACATTGTTAAAGATGGCGATGTGATGAACTTCCTGTTTAACGTCTGA
- a CDS encoding YciI family protein, giving the protein MSTVYIVILTYIKPLKEIDAAIHAHVEWLKKGYSEGIFLASGRRIPRNGGVILAKSESLAFLEERLREDPFQRLKLATVEIIPFEPSMKTELLENVF; this is encoded by the coding sequence ATGAGCACGGTTTACATTGTCATTTTAACCTATATCAAACCACTCAAAGAGATTGACGCAGCGATACATGCTCATGTTGAGTGGCTAAAAAAGGGGTATTCAGAGGGGATTTTCCTGGCGTCCGGTAGACGGATCCCAAGAAACGGTGGCGTCATTCTTGCAAAATCTGAGAGTCTTGCCTTTCTGGAAGAGCGCTTGCGCGAGGATCCTTTTCAGAGGTTAAAGCTTGCGACTGTTGAGATCATTCCCTTTGAACCCAGCATGAAAACAGAACTATTAGAAAATGTGTTTTAA